In a single window of the Acyrthosiphon pisum isolate AL4f chromosome X, pea_aphid_22Mar2018_4r6ur, whole genome shotgun sequence genome:
- the LOC100573696 gene encoding protein lava lamp, producing the protein MSSGTLENKEVLTDLNGLAMNSLVSLENVDIESIKHENDTLKQFLKNIREDLGLVIIDEIDGGALLNSLSTLEFHVQEIKNENKLLKNQINEHQRLISLKQSTELQTDKYSNLNIQDSSVQAIENFEENDEDKKKVSEDVCLKQLHNSEMSTSTENGDTKILLVRYKNLKSRFKESRAKTIDLEKKIFNLTNDLECANSKYKQLNDQYANENETHEADIIHCQSEIENLMSEKLEAYRQLTALKEKHEILQNDYDQLKSNLDDQNPLNDTDTTSVHMSEQNTVLKGKLNETQRLIDSAYSRVFCEWPPIENDSDWVVVQSKKLDKIVDARSSDGIDGFNLEETEVKQLQTCVQTIHELVSSILTNTSSIEISSSNVLVDLMSGLKSCSETLLELLSLKNNKSTNKICTELSQDHVVQDSNSFSPEKSSINESLNSSEEATQSSLLRSGENEQLQRSIAERDRLIEFLSVKISKLENLNRNVDDIRLVRDKLDRALTAVHERDVRCDELTLELTRLLEERDMLQLKLSNSIRQIQFLSDNKPQSGTSNLPEEKFNLKTMDDKLEELHSLEYRRDAELFNDQEQRHMSQMQLHKNRQDNSIIPEANSHKTTEEANTALSWFKDILW; encoded by the exons atgtcttCTGGTACTTTAGAAAATAAAGAAGTATTAACAGATTTAAATGGTCTTGCAATGAATAGTCTAGTATCTTTAGAAAATGTAGATATAGAAAGTATAAAGCATGAAAACGatacattaaaacaatttttgaaaaatatccgAGAAGATTTGGGTTTAGTTATTATTGATGAGATAGATGGTGGAGCGTTACTGAACTCTTTAAGTACACTTGAGTTCCATGTAcaggaaataaaaaatgaaaataaactgttaaaaaatCAGATTAATGAACATCAGAGATTGATTTCTTTGAAACAATCTACTGAATTGCAAActgataaatattcaaatttaaacatacaaGATTCATCGGTTCAAGCTATAGAAAACTTTGAAGAAAATGATGAAGATAAGAAAAAAGTGTCTGAAGATGTATGTTTGAAGCAATTACATAATTCAGAAATGTCCACTTCGACAGAAAATGGTGATACAAAGATTTTACTAGTTcgttacaaaaatttaaaatctcgaTTCAAAGAAAGTCGCGCTAAAACCATtgacttggaaaaaaaaattttcaacttgACAAATGATTTGGAATGTGCAAATTCTAAGTATAAGCAATTAAATGACCAATATGCCAATGAAAATGAAACTCATGAAGCAGATATAATCCATTGTCAGTCAGAAATTGAAAATCTCATGAGTGAAAAACTTGAAGCCTATCGTCAATTGACGGCACTTAAggaaaaacatgaaatattgcAAAATGATTATGATCAACTTAAAAGTAATTTGGATGACCAGAATCCTTTAAATGATACAGATACAACTTCTGTTCACATGAGCGAACAAAATACAGTTCTAAAAGGAAAATTGAATGAAACTCAACGTTTAATTGATTCAGCCTATTCAAGAGTGTTCTGCGAATGGCCACCAATTGAAAATGATTCTGACTGGGTAGTTGTTCAATccaaaaaattagataaaatagtCGATGCTAGATCTTCTGATGGTATTGATGGTTTTAATTTAGAAGAAACGGAAGTTAAACAGTTACAAACTTGCGTTCAAACTATTCATGAATTAGTTTCTTCTATTTTAACCAATACATCCAGTATTGAAATTTCTTCAAGTAATGTACTAGTTGATTTAATGTCAGGCCTAAAATCGTGCTCAGAAACATTGTTAGAATTATTatctcttaaaaataataaatccacCAACAAAATTTGTACAGAATTATCTCAGGATCATGTTGTTCAAGATAGTAATTCATTTTCCCCAGAAAAATCATCAATAAATGAATCTTTAAATTCAAGTGAAGAAGCAACACAATCTTCCTTATTAAGAAGTGGAGAAAACGAACAGCTACAGCGGTCCATTGCTGAGCGTGATCGATTAATTGAATTTCTTTcagttaaaatatcaaaattagaaaatttaaatcgaaATGTTGATGATATAAGATTAGTTCGAGACAAACTTGACAGAGCATTAACAGCTGTTCATGAGAGAGATGTTCGATGTGACGAATTAACTTTAGAATTAACCcgg ttattagaaGAACGTGATATGCTGCAATTGAAACTATCAAACTCTATTAGACAAATTCAATTCTTGTCTGACAATAAGCCGCAATCGGGTACATCAAATTTGCCAgaggaaaaatttaatttgaaaaccaTGGATGATaa actaGAAGAATTGCACAGTTTAGAGTATAGAAGAGATGCTGAGTTGTTTAATGATCAAGAACAGAGACATATGTCTCAAATGCAACTCCATAAAAATCGTCAAGATAATTCTATTATCCCAGAAGCTAATTCACATAAAACTACAG aaGAAGCAAATACTGCACTATCCTGgtttaaagatatattatggTGA